One Solanum lycopersicum chromosome 2, SLM_r2.1 genomic region harbors:
- the LOC104645888 gene encoding uncharacterized protein, with translation MKMKAVGYSFSFNRLSKKPFAGTVASEVAGDHHDVLTQPTPPPPHRQSSLRWRFKNLSSGLRWKSKRLYKLRYWFVDCFLFKIVSVFEAIFLVSALAFFYLCFGCHI, from the coding sequence atgaaaatgaaagctGTTGGCTATTCCTTCTCCTTCAACAGACTAAGTAAGAAGCCATTCGCCGGAACTGTTGCTTCTGAAGTAGCCGGAGATCATCACGATGTCTTAACTCAGCCGACACCGCCGCCGCCGCATCGGCAGTCGTCGTTACGGTGGCGATTCAAAAATCTGTCTTCTGGATTGAGATGGAAGAGTAAAAGGCTTTACAAATTGCGATACTGGTTCGTTGATTGCTTCCTCTTCAAAATCGTTTCTGTATTTGAAGCCATTTTTCTCGTCTCTGCTTTGGCTTTCTTCTACCTCTGCTTCGGATGCCATATCTAG